CATCTGGTCATAGGCTTCGATACTTTCAGCACGTGCTTTCATGACTGCCATTGCCGTCATGGTTTCATTCAGCTTTGCAGTCAAGTCAGCATGAAGATTGGCATCAACTTCTGCGACAAGGTCTCCGATAGAGGGCCCTTCGACGACGGAGCCATCGAACCGCTTGTAGTGTCCTGAATAGACATTGCGGATACCGACTTGGTCAAAATAGTGGCTATTGTGGGTGTTATCAGCAAAGCAATCATGCTCTTCTTCAGGGTCGTTTAGCAGAAGCCCAAGCTTCATCCGCTCACCTGCAAGCTCACCATAAGACAAAGAACCCATGCCGATTAGGATAGTTCTGAGACCAGCCTGTTCATCTTGCATCAGAGCAGCTCGTGCTGCTCCTGAATCATCCCAATTACCGACCATCTCTTCGAGATCAAATAGTAGCAACTCAGATGCAGCTTTCAGGTATTCAGCCCGCCGCTCACAGTTTTCTCCAGTACAATTGATTGTATCAAAATCTGTCGCCGGACGCTTGCCCTCGCCCATGCCAGTGCCATTTAAATCCTGACCCCACAATAAAAATTCAATTGCATGATAACCCGTTGCAACATTGGCTTCGACTTCTTCAGCTTCATGCAGTGTGTCAGAGAGTAAAGTTGGTGTGATAGCTGA
Above is a genomic segment from SAR324 cluster bacterium containing:
- a CDS encoding imelysin family protein, with protein sequence MTMLSPFSVAAVTTTSKDVLETYANIALAKFQDSLSTAKALDSAISNLIDNPSEATLNAAKSAWVEARVPYQQTEVYRFGNVIVDDWEGRVNAWPLDEGLIDYVNSSYGSESDENSLYTVNVIANTLLTVNGKTVDASAITPTLLSDTLHEAEEVEANVATGYHAIEFLLWGQDLNGTGMGEGKRPATDFDTINCTGENCERRAEYLKAASELLLFDLEEMVGNWDDSGAARAALMQDEQAGLRTILIGMGSLSYGELAGERMKLGLLLNDPEEEHDCFADNTHNSHYFDQVGIRNVYSGHYKRFDGSVVEGPSIGDLVAEVDANLHADLTAKLNETMTAMAVMKARAESIEAYDQMIGEGNTAGNAVVQAAIDSLIAQTRPIERAFAALGLGTIEIEGSNSLDNPNAVFQ